One genomic region from Henningerozyma blattae CBS 6284 chromosome 2, complete genome encodes:
- the TBLA0B08250 gene encoding uncharacterized protein (similar to Saccharomyces cerevisiae PKH1 (YDR490C) and PKH2 (YOL100W); ancestral locus Anc_3.92): MPFFNNARTSSTTSSATATATATATATATATATATAAGSNHTSMVSRPLIPSDTIAIDQEYKMQVHNTNDMATLEQQANSKSTPNLYRLETNNSIETPTSLHDTRALTDTHNFIQTISPSSSITTTTTSSDCSSLCSNSSIDTNMQSALQNTQGNSQSNSQTASSKHRQSNASSNIQSTTSNSKKKIKQKQKIRQKPSSSATSSNTTTTNTNTTPTISAYQKRKNDWAERGAAKFTREYVDPKTGQLKKEIIKKGINDFKFGEVIGDGSYSTVNLVKSKETNKTFAIKILNKKYLIKQKKVKYVNIEKIALQKLNNSINGIIKLYCTFQDEANLYFLLEYASNGDLLTLLKKYGSFDETSTIYFTAQIIDSIHYIHSMGIIHRDIKPENILLTKDFKIKLTDFGTAKILDPSQPSQSQSQPHFNLLERSKSFVGTAEYVSPELLTDSYTDSRCDIWAFGCILFQLIAGKPPFKATNEYLTFQKIIKLQYAFTAGFPTILRDLIKKILIKNPNNRLTIHQIKSHLFYRSKDFSNPWNIWYLDSPDIKPYKMNSDSMKSIPNNIPTIIINPKYSLPCMNYYESLPQTQSQSHSQSQSRKVSSSNSITPLQSPLQSPINSPIPTPSHTPSHTPSHTPSHLSSHAPPPPPHTTTTTTTHLPTYLPYLPTYLPTYLLPTYLPTYLTXXXXXTLLIPFSSFFFMHLLLLSTTTTTTTPHSSSHTPSHVQSHTSSHTSPHGLSHGSSHNQYYQYHNETRKHQSHSISSPHLVVHTSSPHHSAMQLTNINSHSSIHSTPTSPTITPTQIYTSSNKNSSSPAINNNNSIMNTNDSKTSKSNSNKGTKEPSYYETGSPSQLQPPPSNINSPILTSKRNNNDIIWFDFLKNIDERVIKVGEIEFSECNTNSLNKRVNKFNALITDPQVFGAPRNTKLSQMVKAGNMNTGFRDSSNSNNESNTLSSDNYYKEYQVQQTEKILKSYLHQTGDIFNSKIVQNSTNKNDSPPTTPTTTSNSNSNSSSENDASIHDKFRKLFQSTKQEIFSSNDNEDLQHLPCFTRTFVVTSFARLLVFVKKKTTSESSIKSTYELIYDINLSAEGSFVKELILSSYSKSDPTLINSKSNGISPIQQKPQQQVITGLIQTPYKTFFFRNSKPVVYNWFKAMRKGIRLNYKLNYSKKNEQIKQALKAAKIASSNYKLKETSSSNARSNNASPKPSPRNSTISPSNSPLMRSPNVIHSSSNMAIVSSNNASSNLNEKLKQFSMNPSSSNVSSRSSSGVINPKQSNNKESSTEKHSSNLQKAVRPTSHSSSKDLYSIGLGISQKTVKPHLKRSITPSNHRDTKREEHDKKYDRNIK, from the coding sequence ATGCCGTTCTTCAATAATGCAAGAACTTCAAGTACAACTTCAAGTGCAACTGCAACTGCAACTGCAACCGCAACCGCAACCGCAACCGCAACCGCAACCGCTACTGCTGCTGGGTCTAACCACACCTCTATGGTGTCAAGACCTTTGATTCCTTCAGATACAATAGCCATCGATCAAGAGTATAAGATGCAGGTTCATAATACTAATGATATGGCTACTTTGGAACAACAAGCCAATTCTAAAAGTACACCTAATTTATATCGTCTAGAgacaaataattctatagAGACTCCTACTAGTTTACACGATACAAGAGCTTTAACTGATACACATAATTTCATACAAACAATCTCaccttcttcttctattaCCACTACCACCACTTCAAGTGATTGTAGTAGTCTATGTAGTAATTCAAGTATAGATACAAATATGCAAAGTGCGTTGCAAAATACACAGGGCAATTCGCAAAGCAATTCACAAACTGCCTCATCAAAACATAGGCAGAGTAATGCTAGTTCAAATATACAAAGCACTACATCAAATtccaagaagaaaataaagcaaaagcaaaagatAAGGCAAAAACCTTCCTCTTCTGCTACTTCCTCGaacaccaccaccaccaacACCAATACCACACCAACAATCTCAGCATATCAAAAGAGGAAAAATGATTGGGCGGAAAGAGGTGCTGCAAAATTCACCAGAGAATATGTAGATCCAAAAACAGgccaattgaaaaaagaaataattaaaaaggggataaatgattttaaattcgGTGAAGTGATTGGTGATGGTTCTTATTCCACTGTCAACTTGGttaaatcaaaagaaaCAAACAAAACTTTTGCCATCAAGATTTTaaacaagaaatatttgattaaaCAGAAAAAAGTGAAATATGTTAATATAGAAAAGATTGCTCTAcagaaattaaataattccatCAATGGgattattaaattgtaTTGTACTTTCCAAGATGAAGCCAATTTATATTTCCTATTAGAGTACGCTTCCAACGGTGATCTGTTGACccttttgaaaaaatatggtTCATTCGATGAAACCTCCACAATTTATTTCACAGCTCAAATTATAGATTCCATCCATTATATCCATTCCATGGGGATCATCCATCGAGATATTAAACCAGAAAATATCCTATTGACAAAggatttcaaaatcaaactCACAGATTTCGGAACAGCAAAGATTCTTGACCCATCTCAACCTTCTCAATCTCAATCTCAACCGCATTTTAACCTATTAGAAAGATCAAAATCCTTCGTAGGTACCGCAGAATATGTTTCACCAGAATTGTTGACCGACTCTTATACTGATTCAAGATGTGATATTTGGGCATTCGGTTGTATCCTTTTCCAATTAATTGCAGGTAAACCTCCTTTTAAAGCaacaaatgaatatttgactttccaaaaaattattaaattacaaTATGCCTTTACAGCTGGATTCCCTACAATCCTTAGAGATTtgatcaaaaaaattttaattaaaaaccCAAACAATAGATTAACCATCCATCAAATTAAATCTCATTTGTTTTATAGATCAAAGGACTTTTCAAACCCTTGGAATATTTGGTATCTTGATAGTCCAGATATTAAACCTTACAAGATGAATTCTGATTCAATGAAGTCTATACCTAATAACATTCCAacaatcattattaatccAAAATATAGTCTACCATGcatgaattattatgaatCATTACCTCAAACGCAATCGCAGTCGCATTCTCAATCTCAATCTCGTAAAGtatcatcttcaaattcaatcaCTCCCTTACAATCTCCTCTACAATCGCCAATAAACTCTCCAATACCAACTCCTTCTCATACCCCTTCTCATACCCCTTCTCATACCCCTTCTCATCTTTCTTCTCATGCacctcctcctcctcctcacaccaccaccaccaccaccacccACCTACCTACCTACCTACCCTACCTACCTACCTACCTACCTACCTACCTCCTACCTACCTACCTACCTACCTACCTTACCTNNNNNNNNNNNNATACCCTTCTCATACCCTTCTcatctttcttcttcatgcacctcctcctcctctccaccaccaccaccaccacaaCACCCCATTCATCCTCTCATACTCCATCTCACGTCCAATCTCATACCTCTTCTCATACATCTCCTCATGGTTTATCTCACGGTTCTTCACataatcaatattatcaatatcataATGAAACAAGAAAGCATCAATCTCACTCGATCTCATCGCCTCATTTAGTCGTACATACTTCATCTCCTCATCATTCCGCTATGCaattaacaaatataaattcaCACTCTTCTATACATTCAACTCCAACTTCTCCAACAATAACACCTACTCAAATATATAcatcatcaaataaaaattcaagttCACCTgccattaataataataattcaataatgaaTACTAACGATTCTAAAACTTCTAAATCAAACTCCAATAAAGGTACTAAGGAACCTTCATATTATGAAACAGGATCACCTTCACAATTACAACCTCCTCCATCTAACATAAATTCACCTATATTAACATCAAAACGGaacaataatgatataatatggtttgatttcttgaaaaatattgatgaaaGAGTCATTAAAGTTGGTGAAATCGAATTTTCTGAATGTAATACAAATTCGTTGAACAAAAGagttaataaattcaatgcACTTATAACTGACCCGCAAGTCTTTGGTGCTCCaagaaatacaaaattatcTCAAATGGTAAAAGCTGGTAATATGAATACGGGATTTAGAGATTCTTcgaattcaaataatgaatcaaATACACTTTCGAGTGATAACTATTACAAAGAATACCAAGTACAACAaactgaaaaaatattaaaaagcTATTTGCATCAAACTggtgatatttttaatagtaaGATAGTACAAAATTCAAccaataaaaatgattcaCCTCCCACAACTCCCACAAcaacttcaaattcaaattcaaattcaagttCAGAAAATGATGCTTCAATACATGATAAATTTCggaaattatttcaatcaacaaaacaagaaatatttagtagcaatgataatgaagatttacAGCATTTACCTTGTTTTACAAGAACTTTTGTAGTCACAAGTTTTGCACGTTTGTTGgtttttgttaaaaagaAGACTACTTCTGAAAGTTCTATTAAATCAACTTATGAATTGATTTATGATATTAATCTTTCTGCTGAAGGTTCTTTtgtaaaagaattaatattatcttcaTATTCAAAATCTGACCCAACTTTAATCAATTCAAAATCTAATGGAATCTCTCCAATTCAACAAAAACCACAACAACAAGTAATTACAGGATTGATTCAAACTCCTTACAAGACTTTTTTCTTCAGAAATTCAAAACCTGTTGTATATAATTGGTTTAAAGCTATGCGTAAAGGTATTagattaaattataaactaaattattctaaaaaaaatgaacaaATCAAGCAAGCATTAAAAGCAGCTAAAATCGCTAGTAGTAATTATAAGCTAAAAGAAACATCAAGTTCTAATGCAAGATCAAATAATGCCTCTCCAAAACCATCTCCGCGGAATTCAACTATATCACCTTCAAATTCACCCTTGATGAGATCTCCCAATGTGATTCATAGTTCAAGTAATATGGCTATTGTAAGTAGTAATAATGCAAGTTCAAAccttaatgaaaaattgaagcAATTCTCTATGAATCCTTCATCCTCAAATGTTTCTTCACGTAGTAGTTCTGGAGTAATAAACCCGAaacaatcaaataataaagaatctTCTACAGAAAAGCATTCAAGTAATTTGCAGAAAGCAGTAAGACCTACTTCtcattcttcttcaaaggATCTGTATAGTATCGGTTTGGGAATTTCACAAAAGACCGTGAAACCACATTTGAAGAGAAGCATTACTCCTAGTAATCATAGAGATACAAAGAGGGAGGAAcatgataaaaaatacgACCGTAAcataaaataa
- the IZH1 gene encoding PAQR-type receptor (similar to Saccharomyces cerevisiae IZH1 (YDR492W) and IZH4 (YOL101C); ancestral locus Anc_3.90) — MSKHSLQLCNFNDLPDWQKDNPLIVNYYVRETNSLFKSLCSIFLFHSESMNIFTHLIPALLYAKFTYNAITTLEQVSYPIVFYLISVIICFLLSSLFHLFKCTSVQSNEFWGKLDYVGISLLINATIVSMALLGFNESRYTIMKNTFVTQTSCLTAYVIILAIKSHPKQGENEDDNDGTLSEDDDCCCDDHKGTRAKLFASLGLSGLIPVITGLYIYGPKVVYYKINIPMVIASVLCYIVGTLIYVFKIPEKFYPGRFDLVGSSHQLFHIFIVFGTVCHYHAIQTAKNFALNQAST, encoded by the coding sequence ATGTCGAAACATTCATTGCAATTGTGCAATTTTAATGACCTGCCCGATTGGCAAAAGGACAACCCGCTGATTGTCAACTATTATGTCCGAGAAACTAATTCACTTTTCAAATCCCTATGCTCGATATTTCTCTTCCATTCGGAATCGATGAATATTTTCACGCATTTGATTCCTGCGCTATTGTATGCGAAATTCACATACAACGCTATAACAACACTGGAACAAGTGTCCTATCCAATTgtcttttatttgatttctGTAATTATATGTTTCTTGCTCAGTTCCCTGTTCCATCTTTTCAAATGTACTTCGGTACAATCCAATGAGTTCTGGGGCAAGCTGGACTATGTTGGTATTTCACTCTTGATCAACGCGACTATTGTTTCGATGGCACTTCTCGGGTTTAACGAGTCGCGTTATACGATCATGAAAAATACCTTTGTGACTCAAACGAGTTGTTTAACCGCTTATGTGATAATCTTGGCCATCAAATCACATCCGAAGCAAGgagaaaatgaagatgacAACGATGGTACTTTGTCGGAAGATGATGATTGCTGTTGTGATGACCATAAGGGAACTCGAGCAAAATTGTTTGCCTCGCTGGGTCTTTCCGGATTGATCCCCGTGATCACAGGTCTTTACATCTACGGCCCGAAAGTCGTTTATTACAAGATAAACATACCCATGGTTATTGCCTCTGTGCTGTGTTATATTGTGGGGACACTCATCTACGTGTTCAAAATACCCGAGAAGTTTTATCCCGGAAGATTCGACCTTGTTGGTTCTAGCCACCAATTGTTCCATATCTTTATTGTCTTTGGCACAGTCTGCCATTACCATGCCATCCAAACTGCAAAGAATTTTGCCCTTAATCAAGCCTCGACTTAA